A single window of Natronocella acetinitrilica DNA harbors:
- a CDS encoding ComF family protein: MLIEKVYNALERSLDTCFPPRCRLCGDPGVGADICPACYHDLPWNLQACPICAEPASAPCTPCGRCQKEHAPYDLIRAPWVYGPPLDHLIQALKFHGDLAAGRLLGQLLTWAVQNAATDIDCLIPMPLHRSRLQERGYNQAMELARPLARQTGLQPAPGVVHRCRATAAQSALPREARKANMRQAFNVTGMVAGRRIAVIDDVVTSTATARAIAGALLEAGAARIEIWAVCRTPRETD; the protein is encoded by the coding sequence ATGCTTATAGAAAAAGTTTACAATGCGCTGGAGCGTTCGCTGGACACCTGTTTCCCACCCCGATGCCGGCTCTGCGGTGATCCCGGCGTCGGTGCGGACATCTGCCCGGCCTGCTACCACGACCTGCCCTGGAACCTGCAGGCCTGCCCGATTTGTGCGGAACCGGCATCCGCTCCCTGCACGCCCTGTGGACGCTGCCAGAAAGAACATGCCCCGTATGATCTGATTCGCGCACCCTGGGTGTACGGCCCACCACTCGACCACCTGATCCAGGCACTGAAATTTCATGGTGACCTGGCTGCCGGGCGCCTGCTCGGTCAACTGCTGACCTGGGCAGTACAAAACGCGGCCACGGATATTGACTGCCTGATCCCGATGCCACTGCATCGCTCCAGGCTTCAGGAGCGCGGCTATAACCAGGCCATGGAACTCGCCCGCCCCCTGGCACGCCAGACCGGTCTGCAGCCAGCGCCCGGTGTTGTGCATCGTTGCCGCGCGACCGCAGCGCAGAGCGCCTTGCCCCGAGAGGCCCGCAAGGCGAACATGCGCCAGGCATTCAACGTGACGGGCATGGTCGCGGGGCGGCGTATCGCCGTGATCGACGATGTCGTCACGAGCACGGCCACCGCCAGGGCGATAGCCGGAGCGCTGCTCGAGGCGGGCGCGGCGCGTATCGAGATCTGGGCTGTGTGCCGCACCCCGCGCGAGACCGACTG
- a CDS encoding alpha/beta fold hydrolase: protein MHVTAYGRGIDLVLLHGWGTHGGVMAELACALGAYGRVHVPDLPGHGHGSATFAFEANTVVAELQASLPAGAVWIGWSLGALLAAMAVGPARARGLVMMAGLPRFLRAADWPGGADPGAFAPVRHALQDSPRAGLDALLRLLSVPGAAGRRVRRLVQEQLSARPLACADTLIGALDVLEQADARDCLRAFHGPALFLGGDSDPLVLPRGLKDSATLVADSHIGIITGAGHAPFLSHPEQVMEFVHGHIDRCHQQEPLP from the coding sequence ATGCACGTAACGGCATATGGTCGCGGAATCGACCTCGTGCTGCTCCACGGGTGGGGCACCCATGGCGGCGTCATGGCGGAGCTGGCCTGCGCACTGGGCGCGTACGGCCGAGTCCACGTACCCGACCTGCCCGGTCATGGTCATGGCAGTGCTACTTTCGCCTTCGAGGCAAACACTGTGGTGGCGGAGCTTCAGGCCAGCCTGCCGGCGGGGGCGGTCTGGATCGGCTGGTCACTCGGGGCCTTGCTGGCAGCCATGGCCGTCGGTCCAGCCCGGGCCCGGGGCCTGGTCATGATGGCTGGCCTGCCCCGTTTTCTGCGGGCTGCCGACTGGCCGGGTGGTGCCGACCCCGGGGCGTTCGCGCCTGTTCGCCATGCACTGCAGGACTCGCCCAGGGCTGGGCTCGACGCGCTGTTGCGGTTGCTGTCCGTGCCGGGTGCTGCCGGTCGTCGAGTCCGCAGACTGGTGCAGGAGCAACTGTCAGCGCGCCCCCTTGCCTGCGCTGATACGCTCATCGGGGCCCTTGATGTGCTTGAGCAGGCGGATGCACGTGACTGTCTGCGTGCATTTCATGGGCCGGCGCTATTCCTTGGTGGTGACAGCGACCCGCTGGTTCTGCCCCGGGGGCTGAAGGATAGCGCCACGCTGGTTGCCGACAGCCACATCGGGATTATTACCGGAGCCGGCCATGCCCCTTTTCTTTCCCATCCGGAGCAGGTGATGGAGTTTGTGCATGGCCATATTGATCGCTGCCACCAGCAAGAGCCTCTGCCATGA
- the bioF gene encoding 8-amino-7-oxononanoate synthase gives MVWDIGTELTAIRAADLHRQRRVYQADGPVHMVDASGRRLLNFCGNDYLGLANDPRLGRVLRDWSGPTGSGSADLVTGHRYAHEALSEALSDWLQRDRTLLFSTGYMANLGVIAGLTRRGDLVLQDRLNHASLIDGGLLSGARCRRYRHRDVDHLQRCLDRPYRRRLVATDGVFSMDGDVAPLAEIAAVTAQTGAALLVDDAHGLGVIGSQGRGSLADAGLDQFQVPLLVGTFGKAFGTYGAFVSGPAEWIELLEQKARTAIYTTASPPVLSAATLAALDLVRTEGWRRERLAALIRRFRVGASQLGLSLGDSGTAIQPVIIGEAGAALAASRRLEVAGILVAAIRPPTVPAGSARLRITLSAAHADEHLDRLLDALDDPELRDSGRN, from the coding sequence ATCGTGTGGGACATCGGCACTGAACTGACCGCCATCCGCGCGGCCGATCTCCATCGCCAACGCCGGGTCTACCAGGCCGACGGGCCGGTGCACATGGTGGACGCAAGCGGGCGGCGGCTGCTCAATTTCTGCGGCAACGACTATCTCGGGCTGGCCAACGATCCAAGGCTGGGTCGTGTGCTGCGGGATTGGTCCGGACCCACTGGCAGCGGTAGCGCCGACCTGGTGACCGGTCATCGCTACGCCCACGAGGCGCTGTCCGAGGCATTGTCCGACTGGCTGCAGCGGGACCGGACCCTACTTTTCTCCACCGGCTACATGGCCAACCTCGGCGTGATCGCCGGCCTCACTCGTCGTGGTGACCTGGTGCTGCAGGACCGCCTCAACCACGCCTCCCTGATCGATGGCGGATTGCTCTCCGGCGCGCGTTGCCGACGCTATCGGCATAGGGACGTCGACCATTTGCAGCGTTGCCTGGACAGGCCGTATCGAAGGCGCCTGGTTGCCACCGACGGCGTGTTCAGCATGGATGGGGATGTCGCGCCGTTGGCGGAGATCGCAGCCGTCACGGCGCAAACCGGCGCCGCCTTGCTGGTGGATGACGCCCACGGCCTTGGTGTGATTGGGTCGCAGGGGCGCGGCAGCCTGGCGGATGCCGGGCTGGACCAGTTCCAGGTCCCGCTGCTGGTCGGCACCTTTGGCAAGGCTTTCGGCACTTACGGTGCGTTCGTGTCCGGCCCGGCTGAGTGGATCGAACTGCTGGAACAGAAAGCGCGGACTGCGATCTACACCACGGCTTCACCGCCTGTGCTCTCCGCGGCGACCCTGGCGGCGCTGGATCTGGTCCGCACGGAGGGTTGGCGACGGGAGCGACTGGCTGCGCTTATCCGCCGCTTTCGGGTCGGTGCCTCACAGCTGGGGTTGTCCCTGGGTGATTCCGGTACCGCCATCCAGCCCGTTATCATCGGTGAAGCGGGGGCGGCACTCGCCGCCAGTCGACGGCTTGAAGTCGCCGGCATTCTGGTTGCGGCAATCCGGCCACCCACGGTGCCCGCCGGAAGTGCGAGACTAAGGATCACGCTCAGCGCAGCGCATGCGGATGAACACCTGGACCGTCTGCTGGATGCCCTGGATGATCCGGAGCTTCGTGATAGCGGGAGGAATTGA
- the bioB gene encoding biotin synthase BioB encodes MPINDDDVRHDWCVDEVQALFDLPFMDLLFRAQTIHRRHHAANTVQVSTLLSIKTGACPEDCKYCPQSVRYTTGLEPEPLMDRESVVAAARAAREAGATRFCMGAAWRSPRGRDLERVAAMIREVKELGLETCATLGMLDDDQAEELREAGLDYYNHNLDTSESFYDEIITTRSYQQRLDTLDSVRAAGMKVCCGGILGMGETVEDRAAMLRTLANLPAHPESVPINQLVRVPGTPLADAASLDPLDFVRTVAVARILMPVSHVRLSAGRAHMSDELQTLCFLAGANSIFHGERLLTTGNPDTAADNALFQRLGLRPETACEQGRGERPAAAAPLSVDRVGHRH; translated from the coding sequence ATGCCGATCAATGACGATGACGTACGCCATGACTGGTGTGTTGATGAGGTCCAGGCGCTTTTCGACCTGCCCTTCATGGATCTGCTGTTCCGCGCCCAGACTATCCATCGCCGTCATCATGCCGCCAATACGGTGCAGGTCAGCACTCTCTTGTCCATCAAGACCGGCGCCTGCCCGGAGGACTGCAAGTACTGTCCTCAGAGCGTGCGCTACACCACTGGCCTCGAGCCGGAGCCGTTGATGGACCGAGAGTCCGTGGTGGCGGCCGCTCGCGCCGCCCGCGAGGCTGGCGCCACGCGGTTCTGCATGGGTGCCGCCTGGCGCAGCCCCCGGGGCCGTGACCTGGAGCGGGTGGCCGCCATGATTCGCGAGGTCAAGGAGCTGGGGCTGGAAACCTGCGCCACGCTGGGAATGCTGGATGACGATCAGGCCGAAGAACTGCGCGAGGCGGGGCTTGATTACTACAACCATAATCTGGATACCTCCGAGTCGTTCTACGACGAAATCATCACCACGCGGTCCTATCAGCAGCGGCTCGATACCCTGGACTCGGTTCGCGCGGCGGGCATGAAGGTCTGTTGCGGTGGCATTCTGGGCATGGGGGAAACAGTGGAGGATCGCGCGGCCATGCTGCGTACCCTGGCGAACCTCCCGGCGCACCCTGAGAGCGTGCCGATCAACCAGTTGGTGCGGGTGCCCGGGACGCCGCTGGCGGATGCCGCGTCCCTCGATCCTCTCGACTTCGTGCGCACCGTCGCCGTCGCCCGCATTCTCATGCCGGTCTCCCATGTCCGCCTGTCTGCCGGGCGTGCCCATATGAGTGACGAACTGCAGACGCTGTGCTTTCTGGCTGGCGCCAACAGCATTTTCCATGGCGAGCGTTTGCTGACCACCGGCAACCCGGATACGGCGGCGGACAACGCACTGTTCCAGCGTTTGGGTTTGCGCCCGGAAACGGCGTGTGAGCAGGGCCGTGGGGAACGGCCTGCCGCCGCCGCCCCGTTGAGCGTGGATCGTGTGGGACATCGGCACTGA